AGGATGTCCGCGCACATGGCCTGCTGGTGCACCGCCTCGATGTTGGAGCGGCGCACGCCTTTCGACAAGAGGCCGTACAGCGGTATCATCAGCATGTGCACGATGTAGAACACAATGGCGCACGAGTACTCACGACCGTTGTTGCCCACCACCATCAGTATGCAGTAGAGCCGAATCATGCACGTCCGCATGAACGCGTTCTTGTGGCTGTTCGCCAGCGCCCTGTCCAGCCTGCGAAGCGATATGTGCTGTTTCAGCGAATAACGGCGGCACGGATTATGGGTTGATCAACTGTGCACCCATCGACTGCACTAGACAACGCAGCTCAATCATATTCCAAAAATTTGCACGATTCGTACCACATATGCGAATGCATTACATTACGTAGCAGTACAAAATAGCATTGCCATTGTGTGGAAACCGTCATTTAACGGAATGCAAAATGGCGAATGCATATCCACATCATGTAGACAGATGGACATCATCTGTATGGACCAGACGCAAAACAGATGCAACAATCGATCAAACAGGCAACAGCAGATGATAGTACTTGCTAATTGTCATGTAAACGCGAAATCTAGGTCCTTTCCACCCACCTGATCGCCTTGATGAGGTTTGGGCCGATTAGCAGCGAGTGCGAGGATGGCGGCGCGCACATGATAACCGCATTGGTCAAAACGAGCAGAGACGCCAGCGATATTGGAAAAGACTCGTCTTGTACCAACCCTGACACTCCTTAAGTTTGCACAAACCAAGTAACCCACCTTCTTTGTTGACGGCGAAGGTGCCGCTGATCAGCTTCACAGACTCGCCCAGCAGGTCGGCGCCCTCCGTACTCACCAGGGAGGGGTTTATGTAGTATATGTAGTGCTTGCCCAGGGTGAGACACAGGAACGGATACAGACCACTCAACAAGTTCAGAAACGGGCGCACGCCGAACATGAAAAAAAGGTAGTCCCTGGGGGTTCCCATGGTATGCTCCGAGATGAACGCCAGGATACGCAGCGCCGGGATGAACTCAGACAGCGACAAAAGCACAAACGAAAACGATACCAGCGACACGAAGACCTGGAAAGCGACAAACAGCGCTCCGATCAAGGGGCCAACCATGATCCAACATACCAGGCTCACCAGACTGGCTGCGACGATGAGACAGGGAGTAAACTGTAAGCAGAGCGGTAGTCTGTAGAATGACACACTCAGGAGTCCGCGGAAGTGGAACAGGTCGACGTATTGTGCCGTACTCTGCAAGTCCAGCCGGTAGAATGCGATCACAATGGTCACCTCGACGGCCCATAGCACGATGTGAGGAATTGCGATAATGGCGTTCTGCCACAACGAGAGCTGCAGCGTCGAGTCGAGCAGGTGCGCCATCTCGCACTTGCTACCCACGCTGATGGCCATCACTATCTTCTTGAACAGAGCCCTGAAGTTCACCGCCTTTACAGAAAACCCCTCGGGGATCGTGATCCCCGTGAACGTCCCTTCATCGTCAGTCGCTGAATCGGTCGTGTTCTGCCCCGTGGCTGGCTGGTCTTTGGGGTCTTTCTCATCCACCTTTTCAGGCTTAGTATTGAAGCGCACGAACGACTTCCTCTGTTCGGATCGACTGCCTTCGCGGCCTTCGTGCAACTCCCCCACACCCGAAGGACGATCGTCGTCCAGAACAATATCAGTTACCAGAATCGGCCGCCTTTCCTCCTCTGCATACACTATGAGGGCAAACATCACAGGAACCCACCTTTATATTCGGTGAGTGTCTTGGAGTAATCCAGGGTGCGGATACCAATCGTGCAGTGGCGGATGCGCGCAGCCTGTATTATGATGAAACAGATGTTCTTGAGCAGGAAGGGCCCGAACATCGTGTGATTCACGAGCAGCATCCACAAGACCGAGCGGAAGATGGCGAAGGGGACGTCCACGAAGAAGATGCCCACAATGGCCGCATACTTGCGGCAGTAGTAGACGTCACTCGCGCTGTACAAGGCGCCCCCCTTGAAGCCTATGGTGCCCTTGGCCCTAGAAGTCTCGCTCATCCTGGGGAAACTGTACGAGTGCAGGAATATGCCCGTCGCAATGAGCACGCCGCATAAGGCGTCCGTGATGTAGTTCCTGTACTCAAACACCGAGGGGATGGTAAGGTAGACATGgcacatgtcaatcacatcCAGCAAATCGAATGTGACGTGGATGATCAGGTCGGTGTGAATGAGGCGCTCAGAGGAGATG
This genomic stretch from Babesia bigemina genome assembly Bbig001, chromosome : III harbors:
- a CDS encoding membrane protein, putative, which codes for MTAANRQQLLRWRTVSYILSLLILCFQQVGLMNYMYRSQSWALYLAVFDVICVCNWIFYTSPKMVGIRGANCWIIYSRVMTVKVIVFYYIVLPEFLPREGLLFGSACGAATEILILLLLTPTLYVLTSFRAGVHLYGDMSCISSERLIHTDLIIHVTFDLLDVIDMCHVYLTIPSVFEYRNYITDALCGVLIATGIFLHSYSFPRMSETSRAKGTIGFKGGALYSASDVYYCRKYAAIVGIFFVDVPFAIFRSVLWMLLVNHTMFGPFLLKNICFIIIQAARIRHCTIGIRTLDYSKTLTEYKEEERRPILVTDIVLDDDRPSGVGELHEGREGSRSEQRKSFVRFNTKPEKVDEKDPKDQPATGQNTTDSATDDEGTFTGITIPEGFSVKAVNFRALFKKIVMAISVGSKCEMAHLLDSTLQLSLWQNAIIAIPHIVLWAVEVTIVIAFYRLDLQSTAQYVDLFHFRGLLSVSFYRLPLCLQFTPCLIVAASLVSLVCWIMVGPLIGALFVAFQVFVSLVSFSFVLLSLSEFIPALRILAFISEHTMGTPRDYLFFMFGVRPFLNLLSGLYPFLCLTLGKHYIYYINPSLVSTEGADLLGESVKLISGTFAVNKEGLVQDESFPISLASLLVLTNAVIMCAPPSSHSLLIGPNLIKAIRLDRALANSHKNAFMRTCMIRLYCILMVVGNNGREYSCAIVFYIVHMLMIPLYGLLSKGVRRSNIEAVHQQAMCADILRETRIHRTRYNRLLTYERAHVNTTPLGENHWIFKKYQRNMMFL